The DNA region ATGCCGTCCGGTTGCAACTGAGCTAGAGCCTGGGCGATATTGTTTGGCGTTAAGCCGCCCGCTAGAAACCAGGAACATGCAGGCGCAAATTGCTGCAAGCTCTGCCAATCTAGAGTGACACCTGTGCCACCCAACATTCCAGGGTGATAGGCATCGAGCAACAGGGTATGAACTGGGCTGTAATAAGCAGCAGATTCCTGAAGGGCTTCTGTGCTTTTGATCCGGAGCGCTTTAATGACTTCAATATGGGGCAGTGCGTCTCGAACTTGGGCACAAAACTCTGGAGATTCTGCGCCGTGTAGTTGCACCCCATTCAGACCGCCGATCGCGACGACTTTGCTAATCTGAGCCACCGTGGCATTGGCAAACACGCCAATCCGATCCACTAAGCGGCCTGTCTGGGGATGGTAGGGTAACTGCTCCACTACCTGACTAATTTGCTCAGCCGCAACATAGCGAGGGGAAGTATCCACACAGATAAATCCCAGAGCCGTGGCTCCGAGTTCTGCGATCGCTCGTCCTTGTTCTGGTTTGGTAATGCCGCAAATTTTAACTCGCATGCTGACTCATGAAACTGCTAAGTAGGGCGTTGGTTAGATATTTAACTGAGTCTCAGTATTAATGAATGGAGTTGCGATCGCAAACTGTTGCAGATTTGTAGCAAAAATCCCACTAACTGTTAACTCTTAAGACAAATTCCAGTTATTTCCAAGCATCTTTTTATAATCCTTCTTGTTTGTATAAGTTTATCAATGCAGGAGACGAGATCTTGCTTTATTCGACCTTGCTAGCGCTACAAGTTGCCTCTGCTAGAGCCGTTGATTGGAATCCTACCATCGGGCTAATTATGACAGCTTGCTGCCTGTTTGCAGTTGCGATCGGTCGCTTTGCCATCAGAAAGAAGGGTGTAGGTCCCAAACTCCCCGTCGAAGCCCCTGCGCTCTTTAGCAATTTTGGCGTTCCTGAATTACTCGCTACAATGAGTTTTGGTCACATCCTGGGGGCAGGTGTCATCCTAGGACTTACCAATGCAGGTGTCCTCTAGGCCATACCCCTAGCTCAGACAAACCTATTTGAGATTTTTCAATCTAGCTGAGTAGTAGTGCTACTGGTCCCCGTTGGTTGGAGGCAGTCGCACTACTACTTTTTTATTGCATTTTTTTATTGCTCAATTATTGCTCAATGCCTGGAGTCTCTCGGAGCTGATGTTTCAGGAAAGCATTGTCTATGCTAGTAGGGAGAGGGCTTTAGCTAGATGGATGGCTATAGTCATGGAATCAAGCTATAGCTAGCATGCATCAACTGAGCTTGATTGAGCTGCATCTTGATCAAAGCAGCAAGAACATGTGGGGCTGCATTACCAGCCACATTGAGCAACTTCGATTTAGGAAAATCCTATGCAGGCAGGCTGGCGAATCGGATCTGTATTTGGTATTCCCCTTTTTATCGACCCTAACTGGTTGTATGTTCTCGCTTTCTTTTCCATTCTCAACAGCGAGGGCTACCTTAAACAACAGCTTTGGAGTCCAGTTTTTGCGTGGGTCGCAGGTTTGGCCCTGGCTCTATTATTGTTTGCCTCGGTGCTGCTGCACGAATTGGGGCACAGCTTAGTCGCGCAGTCTCAAGGCATCAAGGTCAATTCTATTACGCTGTTTTTGTTTGGTGGGGTTGCCTCGATTGACCAAGAATCGAAAACCCCAGGTAAGGCTTTTCAGGTGGCGATCGCTGGGCCTATGGTCAGCCTTAGCTTATACCTGTTGTTAAGAGCGATCGCCTATGCGTTACCTGAGCAGACTGTACTCGCAGTAGTCATCACAGACCTGTCCTTAATTAACTTGGTTTTAGCACTATTTAATTTAATTCCTGGCTTGCCTTTAGATGGCGGGCAGATCTTTAAGGCGGCAGTGTGGAAGGCTACGGGCAACCGCTTTCAAGGGGTGCGTTGGGCGGTGCGATCGGGCCAAATCTTAGGTTGGTTCGCGATTACTTTAGGGCTTGTGTTTGTCCTGCTCAACCCTGGTTATTTTGTCAGTGGGCTGTGGGTGGCGTTTTTGGGTTGGTTTATCTTACGCAACGCCAGCGCCTACGATCGCATGACCGACTTACAGGAAGCCCTGATGCAGATCAAAGCGGCAGATGCGATGACGCGAGACTTCCGGGTAGTGGATGCCAATCTCAGCTTGCGTCAGTTTGCCGATGACTATCTGCTAGAAGTGGCTCGGCCCCCTGCCTATTTTGCTGCGTCTGAGGGTCGTTACCGAGGGATGGTAGCGGCTGATGACTTACGTCAAGTCGAGCGTAGCCAATGGGAAACTCAAGCCCTACAAGCAGTGCTGCATCCATTGGCTGCAATTCCAGCGGTGCAGGAACCTACTCCATTGATTCAAGTAATTAATCAAATGGAAACTCAACAGCTCAACCGCATCACAGTCTTGTCTCCAGCGGGAGCCGTGGCAGGTGTAATCGATCGCGGTGATATTGTCCGGGCCGTGGGCGATAAGCTAAATATTCAAGTGTCTGAAGCGGCAATTAAACGGATTAAGGAAGAAGGCAGCTATCCTCCTGGTCTACCATTGCCCGCGATCGCCAGAACCACCGCAGAATCCTTAGTGTCAGAAGCTAATTAGCACTGGTAGCATTGCAGCTAGAGGATTTTTGCCTCAAGGTAGATTGAGCTAGCACTGCCTCCCATTCTGCGGCTGAGAGCGGCTGCGTCACCAATTGCACACCAAAGCAGTCTTGTAAGGCTGTCACCAAAGCGTCGATTACGGCTTGAACCAGGGATTTCCCTTGTAAAGCTAGGGGCAACTCTGGTAAATGGATAGAGTCTGATCCAAACACTTGGCTAAACAGAGCCACATCGGGTTCTAAACGCATAGAACCATGTTGCAAAATCGCTTGCCCACGACGCAACTGAGCACTACCAATCAGTTTTCCTCCCTGTGGCAGGACTAAATCTGCGCCAGTGGCCGTACCAAAACAGTTGGGATTGTGAATGTAGCCCCGACCCGCTGTACCGTAGTGCAACTCAATGCCGAGCGATCGCCAACCCTGAATCAAAAACTCACAAATGGTGCGGTAAGCTTGCGTGCGGTTACCTGGAAAACCAGAAGCAATCACGGCATAAGTTAAGTCGCCTTGGTGCAGCACTGCGCGTCCCCCCGTGGGTCGTGGCACCAACTCTAACGGTGTGCCTTGCCAAGTAATTTCCTGCCAAAATGAGGGCCACTGCCGCTGATGGTAGCCCAGAGAAATGGCTGCGGGAGCCCAGGTATAAAACCGTAGAGTGGGGGGATGTAACCCCAGACAATGCTGCTGAAACAGCCAAGCATCCAAGGCCATTTGTACTTGTCCGGGTGCTTGGAAGGGAGGAATGAAGCGCCAAACCGGGGCTAGCTCAGGCGGCAGCAAACTCTGCTTGGAGGGCGTCGTCGTTGTCATCTGCAATAGAGGCAACTACGGTAATGGCACGAGAAATTTCGCCAGGTGAAAGCTCAGCAACTGTGCGAGTGGCGACAACCACAACCTGCTCATCCACCAAAGCGAAACGAGCTTCGAAGGTGTCACTCCAGTTCATAGCCAATAATTTGCGTAGAAGTTGGGCTTCATTTTGCACAGGCAGCTTCAAGATCTGAGCCCAAGTGGTAAATGTATCGTCGTCCGTGTTGCCCGTGAGTTGAACAAAGACTTCAACGCTACCATACTTAAATTTCCACAGATGGCCATTCTCAGTATGGTTGACCATCGCGCTTTGGTCTTGGTCCAAGCTAGAAATCACCGTTTCAATCACATCAGCATGATTGCTCTGAATGGTTTTCTCTAGCAGGTCGTTCACAAGTTCATTGCTGGACAGATTCTGAGTTGAGACAGTTTCCGGATCGGGTTGATAGTTAGTCATAAAAGTTCCTGCTCAGTATCCTGCTCAGTAGAGTAAAT from Trichocoleus desertorum ATA4-8-CV12 includes:
- a CDS encoding site-2 protease family protein, which translates into the protein MQAGWRIGSVFGIPLFIDPNWLYVLAFFSILNSEGYLKQQLWSPVFAWVAGLALALLLFASVLLHELGHSLVAQSQGIKVNSITLFLFGGVASIDQESKTPGKAFQVAIAGPMVSLSLYLLLRAIAYALPEQTVLAVVITDLSLINLVLALFNLIPGLPLDGGQIFKAAVWKATGNRFQGVRWAVRSGQILGWFAITLGLVFVLLNPGYFVSGLWVAFLGWFILRNASAYDRMTDLQEALMQIKAADAMTRDFRVVDANLSLRQFADDYLLEVARPPAYFAASEGRYRGMVAADDLRQVERSQWETQALQAVLHPLAAIPAVQEPTPLIQVINQMETQQLNRITVLSPAGAVAGVIDRGDIVRAVGDKLNIQVSEAAIKRIKEEGSYPPGLPLPAIARTTAESLVSEAN
- a CDS encoding lipoate--protein ligase family protein; protein product: MTTTTPSKQSLLPPELAPVWRFIPPFQAPGQVQMALDAWLFQQHCLGLHPPTLRFYTWAPAAISLGYHQRQWPSFWQEITWQGTPLELVPRPTGGRAVLHQGDLTYAVIASGFPGNRTQAYRTICEFLIQGWRSLGIELHYGTAGRGYIHNPNCFGTATGADLVLPQGGKLIGSAQLRRGQAILQHGSMRLEPDVALFSQVFGSDSIHLPELPLALQGKSLVQAVIDALVTALQDCFGVQLVTQPLSAAEWEAVLAQSTLRQKSSSCNATSAN
- the psaK gene encoding photosystem I reaction center subunit PsaK, with amino-acid sequence MLYSTLLALQVASARAVDWNPTIGLIMTACCLFAVAIGRFAIRKKGVGPKLPVEAPALFSNFGVPELLATMSFGHILGAGVILGLTNAGVL
- a CDS encoding phosphoribosylanthranilate isomerase; its protein translation is MRVKICGITKPEQGRAIAELGATALGFICVDTSPRYVAAEQISQVVEQLPYHPQTGRLVDRIGVFANATVAQISKVVAIGGLNGVQLHGAESPEFCAQVRDALPHIEVIKALRIKSTEALQESAAYYSPVHTLLLDAYHPGMLGGTGVTLDWQSLQQFAPACSWFLAGGLTPNNIAQALAQLQPDGIDLSSGVERSPGDKDLTQVAHLFHQLQEAQKIGAR
- a CDS encoding YbjN domain-containing protein, whose product is MTNYQPDPETVSTQNLSSNELVNDLLEKTIQSNHADVIETVISSLDQDQSAMVNHTENGHLWKFKYGSVEVFVQLTGNTDDDTFTTWAQILKLPVQNEAQLLRKLLAMNWSDTFEARFALVDEQVVVVATRTVAELSPGEISRAITVVASIADDNDDALQAEFAAA